The nucleotide sequence GAGATGCTGAACGCGAACGGATGGTCCGCGCGCCGCTGCATCCCGCACGGCGGCCATCAGCTCTCGCTCAACATCGCCGCCGGGCTCGGACTGGGCGGCAACGAGTCCTATCCCGGCGTGTTTCAGCCCTTCGGCGGCTTCGCGGACGACATTCCCGTGGAAGACAGCTACGTGCGCCTGCCGGACGTCCCCGGCATCGGCTTCGAGGCGAAGCGCGAGCTCTACCGGATCATGCAGCCGCTGGGCGAATCTTGAATGTTGAGGGCTGATGTTGAATCCTGGTGCGCGCTTTGCGAGACCTTCGATTCAACATTCACCATTGAGCATTCAAAATTGCTTTTCTAAGCTCCCTTCCCGAGCTCGCTCAGGTAGGCGTGGTGCCCGGTGTTCACCTGGCTCACGCGCAGCTCGACCGGGCGGTCCCGATAGGTATAGGCGACGCGCTCGATCTCGAGCAGCGGGTCCCCGGCGCGCACGCCGAGCGCCTTCCCCGTGGCGCCGTCGGCGGTCACCGCCCGCAGCCTCTCGACCGCACGGATGACGCTCACGCCGTAGCGTTCCTGGTACAGGTGGTAGATCGTGCCCGGCCGCGCGACGAAGATCGCGCGCGTGAGCCCCGGGAACTGCTGCGCGGCGATGGTGATGCGGTCGAGGACGACCGGGTCGTCGTCCAGCCGGAGCAGGTTGACCACACGGATCACGGGGGCGCCCCGCTTCAGTCCGAGCTTCGCGGCCTCGCTCCCGTCCGCCCGGCCGCGCCGGAACGCGTGCAGCTCCACGGCCGGGAAGCGCTTCGTCCCGTCGGCGTCCACGATATGAAAGAAGTGGTAGCGGTAGTGGTCCTCGGAGTGGGTCGAGACGAACGTCCCGCGCCCCTGGTGCCGCACGAGGATCTGGCCGGCGACGAGCTCGTCGATCGCCTTGCGGATCGTGCCGACGCTCACGTGGAACTGCTGCGCGAGCCGCGGTTCGCTCGGGATCGTCTCGCCCGAGCGCCACTCGCCGGACTCGAGCTTCTGCGTGA is from Sulfurifustis variabilis and encodes:
- a CDS encoding GntR family transcriptional regulator encodes the protein MQSPLYRHVISQITQKLESGEWRSGETIPSEPRLAQQFHVSVGTIRKAIDELVAGQILVRHQGRGTFVSTHSEDHYRYHFFHIVDADGTKRFPAVELHAFRRGRADGSEAAKLGLKRGAPVIRVVNLLRLDDDPVVLDRITIAAQQFPGLTRAIFVARPGTIYHLYQERYGVSVIRAVERLRAVTADGATGKALGVRAGDPLLEIERVAYTYRDRPVELRVSQVNTGHHAYLSELGKGA